In Musa acuminata AAA Group cultivar baxijiao chromosome BXJ2-3, Cavendish_Baxijiao_AAA, whole genome shotgun sequence, the following proteins share a genomic window:
- the LOC103979346 gene encoding serine/threonine-protein kinase PBL35 isoform X1: protein MEKSCGCWSAIVGGISGACGSSDAAARASPNAIQPKTSVIYDAATETRYLNASNRELAASHESTFSMESTLDPTSKDKTSLQLLQFAFQELKSATGNFRPDSILGEGGFGYVFKGWIEENGTAPAKPGTGLTVAVKSLKPDALQGHREWVAEINFLGQLHHPNLVKLIGYCIEDDQRLLVYEFMSRGSLENHLFRRALPLPWSSRMKIALGAAKGLAFLHGGADPVIYRDFKTSNILLDSEYNAKLSDFGLAKAGPQGDKTHVSTRVVGTYGYAAPEYVMTGHLTSKSDVYSFGVVLLEILTGRRSMDKNRPSGEQNLVAWAKTYILGDKQRLYQIVDPRLEFNYSIKGVQKIAKLAYYCLSRDSKSRPSMDEVVKDLMPLQDLKDMAALYVRSRTSRGKHHR from the exons ATGGAGAAGAGCTGCGGGTGCTGGTCGGCGATCGTGGGTGGGATTAGCGGAGCCTGTGGATCGTCCGATGCCGCCGCTAGGGCCTCCCCGAATGCGATCCAGCCCAAGACGAGTGTGATCTATGATGCAG CAACTGAGACCAGATATCTAAATGCTAGCAACCGTGAACTTGCTGCTTCTCATGAATCTACTTTCTCAATGGAAAGTACTCTAGATCCAACATCCAAGGACAAAACATCTCTTCAGTTACTTCAGTTTGCTTTCCAGGAGTTGAAATCTGCTACTGGAAACTTCCGGCCTGATAGTATTCTTGGGGAAGGTGGATTTGGTTATGTTTTCAAGGGATGGATAGAGGAGAATGGCACAGCTCCTGCAAAACCAGGTACAGGTCTCACTGTTGCTGTCAAGAGTCTGAAGCCCGATGCTCTCCAAGGTCACAGGGAATGGGTT GCTGAGATTAACTTTCTGGGGCAGTTGCATCATCCGAACCTTGTTAAGCTCATAGGGTACTGCATTGAAGATGACCAAAGGCTTCTTGTCTATGAATTTATGTCCCGAGGAAGTCTTGAAAACCATCTTTTCCGAA GGGCTCTTCCTTTACCCTGGTCCAGCAGGATGAAAATTGCACTTGGGGCTGCCAAAGGACTGGCATTCCTCCACGGAGGTGCTGATCCAGTTATTTATAGGGATTTTAAGACGTCCAACATTCTTCTAGATTCG GAGTACAATGCCAAGCTGTCAGATTTTGGGCTTGCAAAAGCTGGGCCTCAGGGAGATAAGACACACGTTTCCACCCGTGTTGTTGGTACATATGGTTATGCCGCACCAGAATATGTGATGACAG GGCACTTAACGTCAAAGAGTGATGTCTACAGTTTTGGTGTTGTGTTGCTTGAGATTTTAACTGGTCGAAGATCCATGGACAAGAATCGGCCTAGTGGGGAGCAAAATCTAGTGGCATGGGCCAAGACATATATTTTAGGAGATAAGCAAAGGCTTTACCAGATTGTAGATCCTCGATTGGAGTTCAACTACTCAATTAAAGGAGTGCAGAAGATTGCTAAGTTAGCTTACTACTGTCTCAGCAGGGATTCCAAATCTCGCCCTTCTATGGATGAAGTTGTTAAGGATCTCATGCCACTTCAAGACCTCAAAGACATGGCTGCATTGTATGTTCGCTCTCGTACATCACGAG GTAAGCATCATCGTTGA
- the LOC103979346 gene encoding serine/threonine-protein kinase PBL35 isoform X3, with protein sequence MMQELKSATGNFRPDSILGEGGFGYVFKGWIEENGTAPAKPGTGLTVAVKSLKPDALQGHREWVAEINFLGQLHHPNLVKLIGYCIEDDQRLLVYEFMSRGSLENHLFRRALPLPWSSRMKIALGAAKGLAFLHGGADPVIYRDFKTSNILLDSEYNAKLSDFGLAKAGPQGDKTHVSTRVVGTYGYAAPEYVMTGHLTSKSDVYSFGVVLLEILTGRRSMDKNRPSGEQNLVAWAKTYILGDKQRLYQIVDPRLEFNYSIKGVQKIAKLAYYCLSRDSKSRPSMDEVVKDLMPLQDLKDMAALYVRSRTSRGKHHR encoded by the exons ATGATGCAG GAGTTGAAATCTGCTACTGGAAACTTCCGGCCTGATAGTATTCTTGGGGAAGGTGGATTTGGTTATGTTTTCAAGGGATGGATAGAGGAGAATGGCACAGCTCCTGCAAAACCAGGTACAGGTCTCACTGTTGCTGTCAAGAGTCTGAAGCCCGATGCTCTCCAAGGTCACAGGGAATGGGTT GCTGAGATTAACTTTCTGGGGCAGTTGCATCATCCGAACCTTGTTAAGCTCATAGGGTACTGCATTGAAGATGACCAAAGGCTTCTTGTCTATGAATTTATGTCCCGAGGAAGTCTTGAAAACCATCTTTTCCGAA GGGCTCTTCCTTTACCCTGGTCCAGCAGGATGAAAATTGCACTTGGGGCTGCCAAAGGACTGGCATTCCTCCACGGAGGTGCTGATCCAGTTATTTATAGGGATTTTAAGACGTCCAACATTCTTCTAGATTCG GAGTACAATGCCAAGCTGTCAGATTTTGGGCTTGCAAAAGCTGGGCCTCAGGGAGATAAGACACACGTTTCCACCCGTGTTGTTGGTACATATGGTTATGCCGCACCAGAATATGTGATGACAG GGCACTTAACGTCAAAGAGTGATGTCTACAGTTTTGGTGTTGTGTTGCTTGAGATTTTAACTGGTCGAAGATCCATGGACAAGAATCGGCCTAGTGGGGAGCAAAATCTAGTGGCATGGGCCAAGACATATATTTTAGGAGATAAGCAAAGGCTTTACCAGATTGTAGATCCTCGATTGGAGTTCAACTACTCAATTAAAGGAGTGCAGAAGATTGCTAAGTTAGCTTACTACTGTCTCAGCAGGGATTCCAAATCTCGCCCTTCTATGGATGAAGTTGTTAAGGATCTCATGCCACTTCAAGACCTCAAAGACATGGCTGCATTGTATGTTCGCTCTCGTACATCACGAG GTAAGCATCATCGTTGA
- the LOC103979346 gene encoding serine/threonine-protein kinase PBL35 isoform X2: MESTLDPTSKDKTSLQLLQFAFQELKSATGNFRPDSILGEGGFGYVFKGWIEENGTAPAKPGTGLTVAVKSLKPDALQGHREWVAEINFLGQLHHPNLVKLIGYCIEDDQRLLVYEFMSRGSLENHLFRRALPLPWSSRMKIALGAAKGLAFLHGGADPVIYRDFKTSNILLDSEYNAKLSDFGLAKAGPQGDKTHVSTRVVGTYGYAAPEYVMTGHLTSKSDVYSFGVVLLEILTGRRSMDKNRPSGEQNLVAWAKTYILGDKQRLYQIVDPRLEFNYSIKGVQKIAKLAYYCLSRDSKSRPSMDEVVKDLMPLQDLKDMAALYVRSRTSRGKHHR, from the exons ATGGAAAGTACTCTAGATCCAACATCCAAGGACAAAACATCTCTTCAGTTACTTCAGTTTGCTTTCCAGGAGTTGAAATCTGCTACTGGAAACTTCCGGCCTGATAGTATTCTTGGGGAAGGTGGATTTGGTTATGTTTTCAAGGGATGGATAGAGGAGAATGGCACAGCTCCTGCAAAACCAGGTACAGGTCTCACTGTTGCTGTCAAGAGTCTGAAGCCCGATGCTCTCCAAGGTCACAGGGAATGGGTT GCTGAGATTAACTTTCTGGGGCAGTTGCATCATCCGAACCTTGTTAAGCTCATAGGGTACTGCATTGAAGATGACCAAAGGCTTCTTGTCTATGAATTTATGTCCCGAGGAAGTCTTGAAAACCATCTTTTCCGAA GGGCTCTTCCTTTACCCTGGTCCAGCAGGATGAAAATTGCACTTGGGGCTGCCAAAGGACTGGCATTCCTCCACGGAGGTGCTGATCCAGTTATTTATAGGGATTTTAAGACGTCCAACATTCTTCTAGATTCG GAGTACAATGCCAAGCTGTCAGATTTTGGGCTTGCAAAAGCTGGGCCTCAGGGAGATAAGACACACGTTTCCACCCGTGTTGTTGGTACATATGGTTATGCCGCACCAGAATATGTGATGACAG GGCACTTAACGTCAAAGAGTGATGTCTACAGTTTTGGTGTTGTGTTGCTTGAGATTTTAACTGGTCGAAGATCCATGGACAAGAATCGGCCTAGTGGGGAGCAAAATCTAGTGGCATGGGCCAAGACATATATTTTAGGAGATAAGCAAAGGCTTTACCAGATTGTAGATCCTCGATTGGAGTTCAACTACTCAATTAAAGGAGTGCAGAAGATTGCTAAGTTAGCTTACTACTGTCTCAGCAGGGATTCCAAATCTCGCCCTTCTATGGATGAAGTTGTTAAGGATCTCATGCCACTTCAAGACCTCAAAGACATGGCTGCATTGTATGTTCGCTCTCGTACATCACGAG GTAAGCATCATCGTTGA
- the LOC135607923 gene encoding adenine phosphoribosyltransferase 4-like, with protein sequence MVEEENGGVDPRLQAIKAAIRVVPHFPKPGIMFNDITTLLLRPKVFKDAVEIFVDRYRDMNISAVAGVEARGFIFGTPLALALGAKFVPLRKPKKLPGEVISESYVLEYGTDSLEMHLGSVNRGERVIVIDDLVATGGTLCAAIKLLERVGADVIECACLIGLPKFKGGCWLHGKPVYVVVDCRQ encoded by the exons ATGGTGGAGGAGGAGAACGGAGGAGTAGACCCGCGGTTGCAGGCCATCAAGGCTGCCATCCGTGTGGTTCCCCACTTCCCCAAGCCAG ggatcatgttcaatgatatCACGACCTTGCTGCTGCGGCCCAAGGTGTTCAAGGATGCCGTGGAGATCTTCGTTGATCGCTACAGGGACATGAACATCTCCGCAGTTGCTG GAGTTGAAGCTAGAGGATTCATATTTGGCACCCCACTTGCTTTAGCGCTTGGCGCAAAGTTTGTACCATTGCGTAAACCTAAGAAGTTGCCAG GTGAGGTTATTTCAGAATCATATGTGTTGGAATATGGCACTGACTCTTTGGAAATGCACCTTGGTTCTGTTAACCGAGGGGAGCGTGTAATTGTTATTGATGATTTGGTTGCTACTGGGGGGACTCTATGTGCTGCAATAAAACTTCTAG AACGTGTTGGAGCTGATGTGATTGAATGCGCATGTCTGATTGGGTTACCAAAATTTAAG GGTGGTTGCTGGCTACATGGTAAACCGGTGTATGTAGTTGTTGATTGCCGACAATAA